From Echinicola soli, a single genomic window includes:
- the leuD gene encoding 3-isopropylmalate dehydratase small subunit → MAYDKFNLLKSTVVPLPTENVDTDQIIPARFLKATERKGFGEGLFRDWRYDSEGNPKADFVLNDPTYSGKVLVAGKNFGSGSSREHAAWAIYDYGFRCVVSSFFADIFKNNALNVGILPVTITPEFLDEIFAEVEKDPATEVEVDIAKQTITLLSTGSSESFDINSYKKQNMQNGFDDIDYLLNMKDQIVEFETTRK, encoded by the coding sequence ATGGCTTACGATAAGTTCAATTTATTAAAAAGTACTGTGGTTCCGTTGCCTACTGAGAATGTGGATACGGACCAAATCATCCCTGCAAGGTTTCTGAAAGCTACCGAAAGGAAAGGTTTCGGAGAAGGCTTGTTCAGGGATTGGAGATATGACAGCGAAGGAAATCCGAAAGCTGACTTTGTGCTGAATGACCCTACTTACTCCGGTAAAGTATTGGTAGCTGGTAAAAATTTCGGGTCAGGCTCCAGCCGCGAGCACGCTGCTTGGGCGATTTATGATTATGGATTTAGATGTGTAGTGTCCAGCTTCTTTGCAGATATCTTTAAAAACAACGCCCTGAACGTTGGTATTCTGCCGGTGACAATTACTCCGGAATTTTTGGATGAGATTTTCGCAGAAGTGGAGAAAGATCCTGCTACGGAAGTGGAAGTGGATATCGCCAAACAGACTATCACCCTTCTTAGTACAGGAAGTTCAGAATCTTTTGATATCAACTCTTACAAGAAACAAAACATGCAAAATGGTTTTGATGATATCGACTACTTGCTGAACATGAAAGATCAGATCGTTGAATTCGAAACAACGAGAAAATAA
- a CDS encoding alpha-isopropylmalate synthase regulatory domain-containing protein, whose amino-acid sequence MRLDKKIEIMDTTLRDGEQTSGVSFLPSEKLQIAKLLLEELKVDRIEVASARVSEGELEGVKKITHWAAEKGYLDKVEVLGFVDTPASVDWLTEAGAKVLNLLTKGSLNHLTHQLKKTPEQHFSDIQKCIAYADEKDIAVNVYLEDWSSGMRHSRDYTLKLIAFLAGQKVKRIMLPDTLGILKPSEVAEFVGVVSSSFPDVHLDFHAHNDYDLSVANVMEAVANGASGVHTTVNGLGERAGNAPLESIVATITDFTGVKLNVQENKIYRISKLVEQFSGLHIPSNKPVVGENVFTQTAGIHADGDNKKNLYFNDLLPERFGRTRKYALGKTSGKANILKNLMELGIELEPEELSKVTQKIIELGDRKERVTTEDLPYIISDVLQNNSIKKDISIEGYHMTHSKGLKPTVQLKLKFNDQFYEAHASGNGQFDSFMLALHKIYKSLNKKLPKLTDFSVSIPPGGKTDAFVETVITWEYGRIIKTKGLDSDQTVAAMMATEKMLNIIEQINTGKPENKNLYGNEYSAATR is encoded by the coding sequence ATGCGTCTTGATAAGAAAATAGAAATCATGGATACCACACTGAGGGATGGTGAACAGACCTCAGGGGTGTCCTTTCTGCCTTCTGAAAAACTCCAGATAGCTAAATTGCTGCTGGAGGAGTTGAAGGTGGACAGGATCGAAGTGGCATCCGCAAGGGTTTCTGAGGGAGAGCTTGAGGGGGTAAAGAAAATTACGCATTGGGCTGCCGAAAAAGGATACTTGGACAAGGTAGAAGTCTTGGGGTTTGTGGATACACCGGCTTCGGTGGATTGGCTGACAGAAGCAGGAGCCAAAGTCCTTAACCTCCTAACCAAAGGTTCCCTTAACCACCTCACCCACCAGCTTAAGAAAACACCTGAACAACATTTTTCCGATATCCAAAAGTGCATTGCTTATGCTGACGAAAAGGATATTGCTGTGAATGTCTACCTGGAAGATTGGAGTAGCGGAATGCGCCACTCCAGGGATTATACCTTAAAGCTGATTGCTTTTTTAGCAGGACAAAAGGTGAAAAGGATCATGTTGCCGGATACTTTGGGGATTTTGAAGCCTTCCGAAGTAGCGGAATTTGTGGGGGTGGTAAGCAGTTCTTTTCCTGATGTGCACCTTGATTTTCATGCACACAATGACTATGACCTATCTGTGGCCAATGTCATGGAGGCCGTTGCCAATGGGGCTTCTGGCGTCCATACCACTGTAAATGGCCTTGGAGAGCGAGCAGGTAATGCTCCATTAGAGAGCATTGTGGCCACTATTACTGATTTTACAGGAGTCAAACTGAATGTCCAAGAAAATAAAATCTACCGTATCAGTAAATTGGTGGAGCAGTTTTCAGGGCTTCATATTCCTTCCAATAAGCCAGTGGTGGGAGAAAATGTCTTCACCCAGACAGCTGGTATCCATGCTGATGGGGATAATAAGAAAAATCTTTATTTCAACGATCTTTTACCTGAGCGATTTGGCCGTACCAGGAAATATGCCTTGGGCAAAACTTCGGGCAAAGCCAATATCCTCAAAAACCTGATGGAGCTGGGCATCGAACTGGAACCGGAAGAGTTGAGCAAGGTGACCCAAAAGATCATTGAGCTGGGAGATCGCAAGGAGCGCGTGACTACTGAGGACCTTCCTTATATCATTTCCGATGTGCTTCAGAATAACTCCATTAAGAAGGACATCAGCATCGAAGGGTATCACATGACCCATTCCAAGGGCCTCAAGCCTACCGTGCAGCTGAAGCTGAAATTTAATGACCAATTTTATGAGGCACATGCCTCAGGAAATGGCCAGTTTGATTCTTTTATGCTGGCATTGCACAAGATTTATAAATCACTCAATAAGAAGCTTCCCAAACTGACCGATTTCAGTGTGAGTATTCCTCCTGGGGGTAAAACGGATGCTTTTGTGGAAACCGTCATCACCTGGGAATACGGAAGGATTATCAAGACTAAAGGGCTGGACAGCGACCAGACCGTGGCTGCCATGATGGCCACCGAAAAAATGCTCAATATCATCGAACAAATCAATACAGGTAAACCAGAAAATAAAAATTTGTATGGAAATGAATATAGCGCTGCTACCAGGTGA
- the leuB gene encoding 3-isopropylmalate dehydrogenase produces MEMNIALLPGDGIGPEVIEQAVKVVKAVGKKFGHTITFKEAVVGAAAIDATGNPYPDETHEVCLQADAVLFGAIGDPKYDNDPKAKVRPEQGLLAMRKKLGLFSNVRPTFTFPSLIHKSPLKKERIEGTDFVFLRELTGGIYFGEPRGRNEQGTKAFDTNVYTKEEITRLARMGFEFAQKRRKLLTCVDKANVLATSRLWRETVQELEPEYPDVKVEYEFVDAVAMRLIQWPKAYDVLITENLFGDILTDEASVISGSMGLMPSASLGSDVKLFEPIHGSYPQAAGKDIANPLATVLSAAMMFEYAFDLKDEAKAISDVVNLSLAEGVVTEDIAEESKPSKTSEVGDWLAEQILK; encoded by the coding sequence ATGGAAATGAATATAGCGCTGCTACCAGGTGATGGTATCGGCCCTGAAGTGATCGAACAAGCGGTAAAAGTGGTCAAAGCCGTAGGAAAGAAATTTGGCCATACCATTACTTTTAAAGAAGCCGTAGTGGGGGCGGCAGCCATCGATGCCACTGGCAATCCTTATCCTGATGAGACTCATGAGGTATGTCTACAGGCGGACGCAGTATTGTTCGGTGCCATTGGAGATCCCAAATACGACAATGACCCCAAGGCAAAAGTAAGACCTGAACAAGGGCTGCTGGCCATGAGAAAGAAACTGGGGCTTTTTTCCAACGTACGACCTACATTCACTTTCCCTTCATTGATCCATAAGTCGCCTTTGAAGAAAGAGCGAATCGAAGGTACTGATTTTGTGTTCTTGAGAGAGTTGACAGGTGGTATTTACTTTGGTGAGCCTAGAGGCCGAAATGAGCAAGGTACCAAGGCTTTTGATACCAATGTGTACACCAAAGAAGAAATCACGCGATTGGCACGAATGGGCTTTGAGTTTGCCCAGAAGAGGAGAAAATTATTGACCTGTGTGGATAAAGCCAACGTATTGGCCACTTCCCGTCTGTGGAGAGAAACCGTACAGGAGCTGGAACCAGAATATCCAGATGTAAAAGTGGAGTATGAGTTTGTGGATGCCGTAGCCATGCGACTCATCCAGTGGCCAAAAGCCTATGATGTGTTGATTACCGAAAACCTCTTTGGTGATATCCTTACAGATGAGGCCAGTGTGATCAGTGGATCCATGGGGCTGATGCCTTCTGCTTCCTTGGGAAGCGATGTGAAGCTGTTTGAACCTATCCATGGTTCTTATCCCCAGGCTGCCGGAAAAGACATTGCCAATCCATTGGCGACAGTGCTTTCTGCTGCGATGATGTTTGAGTATGCTTTTGACTTGAAAGACGAAGCCAAGGCTATTTCTGACGTAGTTAACCTTTCACTGGCCGAAGGTGTGGTGACTGAAGATATCGCCGAAGAGAGCAAACCAAGCAAAACCTCTGAAGTAGGAGATTGGTTGGCTGAGCAGATTTTGAAGTAA
- a CDS encoding enoyl-ACP reductase FabI translates to MPENLLKGKKGIITGALDENSIAWKTALKAKEQGAKFVLTNAPIAMRMGAINELAKECDTIVIPADATSVEDLEKLYDEAKEYLGGNFDFLLHSIGMSPNIRKGRAYGDLNYDWAMKSYDVSAISFHKMMQVAEKKDLMNEWGSIVGLSYIASQRVFPFYTDMADAKALLESIARGFGYRFGKSKKVRVNTISQSPTVTTAGSGIGGFDAFYNFADSVSPLGNASAEACAEYIVSLFSDFTRMVTMQNLYHDGGYSSTGISEEIMEKFSDK, encoded by the coding sequence ATGCCTGAGAACCTACTGAAAGGAAAAAAAGGAATCATCACCGGCGCACTGGACGAAAACTCCATTGCCTGGAAAACCGCACTGAAAGCCAAGGAACAGGGAGCTAAGTTCGTGCTCACCAATGCCCCTATCGCCATGAGAATGGGTGCCATCAACGAACTGGCAAAAGAATGTGACACCATCGTCATCCCAGCTGACGCTACTTCTGTGGAGGACCTTGAAAAACTATATGATGAAGCCAAGGAATACTTGGGAGGCAACTTTGACTTTCTATTGCACTCCATAGGAATGTCCCCCAATATCCGAAAAGGACGAGCTTACGGCGATCTGAACTATGATTGGGCGATGAAGTCCTATGACGTTTCTGCTATATCTTTTCACAAAATGATGCAAGTAGCAGAGAAAAAAGACCTCATGAACGAATGGGGATCGATCGTAGGGCTTTCTTATATCGCTTCCCAGCGTGTATTCCCTTTTTATACGGACATGGCTGACGCCAAAGCACTTTTGGAAAGTATTGCAAGGGGCTTTGGTTACCGATTCGGTAAAAGTAAAAAGGTACGTGTAAACACCATTTCCCAGTCTCCAACAGTAACGACAGCAGGGTCAGGTATCGGTGGATTTGATGCTTTCTACAATTTTGCTGACTCGGTATCCCCATTAGGAAATGCATCTGCTGAAGCTTGTGCAGAATACATCGTTTCGTTATTCTCTGACTTCACCAGAATGGTCACCATGCAGAACCTCTATCACGATGGGGGATATTCGAGCACGGGTATTTCAGAAGAAATTATGGAAAAGTTTTCCGATAAATAA
- the recN gene encoding DNA repair protein RecN codes for MLKNLSITNYALIESLEMGPSPALNMITGETGAGKSIMLGAIGLLLGNRADTKALFDDEKKCIIEGVFEIGNYGLESYFQAEDLDYEVQCIIRREISPSGKSRAFVNDTPVKLDILKSLGKSLMDIHSQHDTLLLAAGEYQLGLIDAYASTQSEKEHYSTAFKAYKKSRKAYEKLLHEAGELRKEADFNQFQLEELSALQLQDGEQEILENEQEVLDNAEEIKSKINENLQLLQGDEIGVSALLMQINQGFQQLTRYSNRFNELRERFDSVCIEVNDIAATLEDEDSKVEVDFDKLEEIRERLSKIYQLQKKHGVQTVEELMTLEKELADKAFQIGNLDEELEQLKSDTENAWQTLSQAGQLLSQKRQKCFKGFAKEITVLLANLGMENATLEISHQNVDPIATGMDEVEILFTANKGVKPQPIRQVASGGEFSRLMFAIKYIMADKVALPTLIFDEIDTGISGEVALQMVKMMQEIAKRHQVISISHLPQVAAKGDKHYFVYKDNSAAKTISKIRALNQEERITEIAKMIAGANPSESAVQSAMDLLGE; via the coding sequence ATGCTAAAGAACCTGAGCATTACAAACTATGCACTGATCGAATCGCTGGAAATGGGGCCATCCCCAGCACTGAACATGATTACCGGAGAAACAGGAGCCGGTAAATCCATCATGCTCGGCGCTATCGGACTACTACTCGGGAACCGGGCGGACACCAAAGCACTTTTCGATGACGAAAAAAAATGCATTATTGAAGGGGTTTTTGAGATCGGTAATTATGGTCTGGAAAGTTACTTCCAAGCTGAAGACCTAGACTATGAAGTCCAATGTATCATTCGCAGGGAAATCTCCCCTTCAGGAAAATCAAGGGCCTTTGTCAATGACACTCCCGTAAAACTGGACATCCTCAAATCCCTGGGCAAGTCATTGATGGACATTCATTCCCAGCACGACACCCTGCTTTTGGCCGCAGGCGAATACCAGCTGGGTCTGATCGACGCTTATGCTAGTACCCAATCGGAAAAAGAGCACTATTCGACGGCCTTCAAAGCCTATAAAAAATCACGGAAAGCATACGAAAAGCTCCTTCATGAAGCAGGAGAATTACGTAAAGAAGCCGATTTCAACCAGTTTCAGCTAGAGGAGCTTTCTGCGCTACAACTTCAAGATGGAGAACAGGAAATACTGGAAAACGAACAGGAAGTCTTGGACAATGCCGAGGAAATCAAGTCCAAAATCAACGAAAACCTCCAATTGCTCCAAGGTGATGAGATAGGAGTCTCCGCCCTGCTGATGCAGATCAATCAAGGATTTCAGCAACTGACCAGGTACAGTAACCGCTTTAATGAGCTCAGAGAGCGATTTGACAGTGTGTGTATTGAAGTGAACGATATTGCCGCCACGCTGGAAGATGAGGATAGCAAAGTCGAAGTAGATTTTGACAAATTGGAAGAAATCAGGGAACGCCTCAGCAAAATCTACCAACTCCAAAAAAAGCATGGTGTACAAACAGTAGAAGAGCTGATGACATTGGAAAAAGAATTGGCTGACAAAGCCTTTCAGATCGGCAACCTCGATGAGGAATTGGAGCAGTTAAAATCCGACACTGAAAACGCTTGGCAGACACTTTCCCAAGCTGGGCAACTACTTTCCCAAAAGCGCCAAAAATGCTTCAAGGGATTTGCTAAGGAAATCACAGTACTGTTGGCCAATTTAGGCATGGAGAACGCCACTCTTGAAATATCCCATCAGAATGTCGATCCGATCGCCACTGGCATGGATGAAGTGGAAATTCTCTTCACAGCCAATAAAGGAGTAAAACCCCAACCGATCCGCCAAGTGGCTTCAGGTGGGGAATTCTCCAGACTGATGTTTGCCATCAAGTACATCATGGCCGATAAGGTCGCCTTGCCAACGTTGATTTTTGATGAAATCGACACAGGAATCTCCGGTGAAGTAGCCCTCCAAATGGTCAAGATGATGCAGGAAATTGCCAAAAGGCACCAAGTCATCTCTATCAGTCACCTTCCACAGGTCGCTGCAAAAGGGGACAAGCACTATTTCGTGTACAAAGACAACAGTGCGGCCAAAACCATTAGTAAAATCCGCGCCTTGAACCAGGAAGAGCGAATAACAGAAATTGCCAAAATGATCGCAGGAGCCAATCCTTCTGAAAGTGCTGTACAAAGTGCCATGGACCTATTGGGAGAGTAA
- the porD gene encoding type IX secretion system protein PorD gives MRNNLFLLFLLLFTTFQVTAQELNFTVTINSERARTQNKDIFDQMKNSFEQFLNGRSWTSDQFDATEKIKGNMLVTINDMPQVGYFEATVQIQAVRPVYGTSYETLTLNFVDRNWNFEFKESQPMEFNRYSYLNEITSLLAYYAYIVIGIDYDTFSPEGGEPYFEIANNIVSNALQSSKLGWEQDPSNRRNRYWLIDELYSSQVTRAIREAFYLYHRRGLDMLSKNPEEAYQNILKALSNLADVNNIQPNSILTISFMDAKSDEIAKVLKNAPLEIKEQAVDYLLQVDPNNARKYNDIL, from the coding sequence ATGAGAAATAACCTCTTTTTACTCTTTTTACTTTTATTCACCACCTTCCAAGTGACGGCACAGGAGCTAAACTTCACCGTCACCATCAACAGTGAACGTGCCAGGACCCAAAACAAGGATATCTTTGATCAAATGAAAAACTCCTTTGAACAGTTCCTCAATGGGCGAAGCTGGACCAGCGATCAATTTGACGCCACTGAAAAGATCAAAGGAAACATGCTTGTCACCATTAACGACATGCCTCAAGTGGGGTATTTTGAAGCTACTGTTCAGATCCAAGCTGTCCGACCGGTATATGGCACCAGCTATGAAACCCTTACCTTGAATTTTGTAGACAGGAACTGGAATTTTGAGTTCAAGGAATCCCAGCCAATGGAATTTAACCGCTATTCCTACCTGAATGAAATCACTTCCCTGCTAGCCTATTATGCCTACATCGTGATCGGGATTGACTACGACACCTTTTCTCCCGAAGGAGGTGAGCCGTATTTCGAAATTGCCAATAACATTGTCTCCAATGCCCTTCAATCCTCAAAACTCGGCTGGGAACAAGATCCCAGTAATCGACGAAACCGATACTGGCTAATAGATGAACTTTACAGTTCACAAGTTACCAGGGCGATTCGTGAAGCCTTTTATCTATATCATCGCCGGGGACTTGACATGCTGAGCAAAAATCCCGAAGAAGCCTATCAAAACATATTGAAGGCCCTAAGTAACCTTGCAGATGTCAATAACATACAACCAAACAGTATTTTGACCATTTCCTTTATGGATGCGAAATCAGACGAAATCGCTAAAGTACTCAAAAATGCCCCATTGGAGATCAAGGAACAAGCGGTGGATTACCTCCTACAAGTGGACCCTAACAACGCCAGAAAATACAATGACATCCTGTAA
- the coaBC gene encoding bifunctional phosphopantothenoylcysteine decarboxylase/phosphopantothenate--cysteine ligase CoaBC, with protein MQLQGKRILLGITGSIAAYKAAHLTRLLVKEGAEVQIIMSTSALDFIPPLTLSTLSKRPVHHQFHKDETGEWNNHVELGLWADLFIIAPLSASTLSKLANGNSDNLLTATYLSARCPVMLAPAMDLDMYRHSSVTTNLATVKTYGNILLDAESGELASGLSGQGRMMEPEHILERVITHFHTSNDLNGQTALVTAGPTHEAIDPVRYIGNHSSGKMGVAIAENMAKRGAKVTLVMGPSQETARHPNITTIHVISAREMFEAAQKAHRTTKISVFAAAVADYAPADQSKEKIKKSSDDLSISLKKNIDIAATLGKNKSAEQYHVGFALETNQEEENALEKLKKKNFDFIVLNSMKDKGAGFKHDTNKITIYHKTGKKEASPLLAKVDVAALIVDNIVKDL; from the coding sequence ATGCAGCTGCAGGGCAAACGCATATTACTGGGTATTACAGGCAGTATTGCCGCCTACAAAGCAGCTCACCTGACCAGGTTACTGGTCAAAGAAGGAGCAGAAGTACAGATCATCATGAGTACTTCTGCTCTTGATTTCATCCCCCCCCTTACCCTTTCGACCCTATCCAAGAGACCTGTCCATCATCAATTTCACAAGGATGAAACAGGAGAATGGAACAATCATGTAGAACTTGGCCTTTGGGCAGACCTTTTTATTATTGCCCCATTAAGTGCCAGCACCCTTTCGAAACTTGCCAACGGCAATTCCGATAACCTGCTTACCGCCACTTACCTGTCGGCCAGATGTCCTGTGATGTTGGCTCCCGCCATGGATTTGGACATGTACCGGCATTCTTCCGTAACCACCAACCTCGCTACTGTAAAAACCTACGGCAACATCCTTTTGGATGCTGAAAGTGGGGAACTTGCCAGTGGACTAAGTGGTCAAGGAAGAATGATGGAGCCTGAACATATCCTGGAAAGGGTGATTACGCACTTTCACACCTCCAATGACCTAAATGGTCAAACCGCTTTGGTGACCGCCGGGCCGACCCACGAGGCTATTGATCCAGTGCGATACATCGGCAATCACTCCAGTGGGAAAATGGGGGTGGCCATTGCTGAAAACATGGCCAAAAGAGGGGCAAAGGTTACCCTTGTCATGGGACCATCGCAAGAGACAGCCCGTCATCCCAACATCACCACCATCCACGTAATAAGTGCACGGGAAATGTTTGAAGCAGCCCAAAAAGCTCATCGTACCACAAAGATCAGTGTTTTTGCTGCGGCAGTAGCTGATTATGCGCCAGCGGATCAGTCCAAAGAGAAAATCAAGAAATCAAGCGATGACCTGAGCATTTCCCTAAAAAAGAATATTGACATCGCCGCTACGCTTGGAAAAAATAAGTCCGCAGAACAATACCATGTGGGATTTGCCCTGGAGACCAACCAAGAGGAAGAAAATGCCCTGGAAAAGCTGAAGAAAAAGAACTTTGATTTCATAGTGCTCAATTCCATGAAGGATAAAGGAGCAGGTTTTAAGCATGATACCAATAAAATCACCATCTACCATAAAACCGGCAAAAAAGAAGCCTCCCCATTATTAGCCAAAGTGGATGTGGCGGCTTTGATCGTGGACAACATCGTAAAAGACCTTTAG
- a CDS encoding DNA-directed RNA polymerase subunit omega encodes MAVNPSIITRDLDKVADVSGNLYESIHIVSQRAKQISLATKEELNTKLSEFASTVDNLEEVFENKEQIEISKFYERMPKPSTLAMEEYMEGKVHFRRPEEESEEEL; translated from the coding sequence ATGGCAGTTAATCCTTCAATTATCACTAGAGACTTGGACAAAGTAGCCGATGTATCCGGTAACTTGTATGAGTCCATCCACATCGTTTCCCAAAGAGCAAAACAAATCTCTTTGGCCACTAAAGAAGAACTCAACACTAAATTGTCCGAGTTTGCTTCTACTGTGGACAACTTGGAAGAAGTGTTCGAAAACAAAGAACAAATCGAAATCTCCAAGTTTTATGAAAGAATGCCAAAACCTTCTACGCTGGCGATGGAAGAATACATGGAAGGAAAAGTACACTTCAGAAGGCCTGAAGAGGAAAGCGAAGAAGAACTATAA
- a CDS encoding outer membrane protein assembly factor BamD has product MKNTIRHILLLAMVMTLGACGKFYKLEKSTNWDEVYTAANEYYEEGEYNKAIILYDKVLPVIRGSEKSELAQFNYAYAHFRLKRYIEAASYFNTFYESFSRSPLAEEALFMHAYSLYLDAPDYNLDQKSSREAVAAIQQFINRFPRSDSYERAMGMIENLQSRFEKKAYEEASMYYRLTEGLFPGQFYLACIVNFQNFANSYPNSEHNEELAYKLVEVSSAYAERSIFNKKEERLNQALEFGDEFQRKYPKSGYKNEVTSLMEETKEELASHQKMKKQYDEIRKLEQEAREKQQKEADEKQELEQAVTPETGANSNK; this is encoded by the coding sequence ATGAAGAATACAATTAGACATATATTGCTCTTGGCAATGGTAATGACCCTTGGCGCTTGTGGAAAATTCTACAAACTAGAAAAAAGCACAAACTGGGACGAAGTATATACCGCTGCCAATGAATATTACGAAGAAGGAGAGTATAATAAGGCCATAATCCTTTATGATAAGGTACTACCTGTCATTCGAGGGAGTGAGAAATCCGAACTGGCTCAGTTTAATTATGCCTATGCGCATTTTAGACTAAAGCGTTACATTGAGGCAGCCAGCTATTTCAATACTTTTTATGAAAGCTTTAGCCGAAGCCCACTGGCGGAAGAAGCACTTTTCATGCATGCCTATTCGCTTTACCTAGATGCGCCAGATTACAACTTGGATCAAAAGAGTAGTCGGGAAGCCGTAGCTGCAATTCAGCAATTCATCAACCGTTTCCCAAGGTCCGATTCTTATGAAAGGGCTATGGGCATGATAGAAAACCTTCAGTCACGCTTTGAGAAAAAAGCTTATGAAGAAGCCAGCATGTATTACCGCCTGACAGAAGGCTTGTTCCCCGGTCAGTTTTACTTGGCTTGTATCGTAAACTTCCAGAATTTTGCAAACTCCTACCCAAACAGTGAACATAACGAAGAGCTTGCTTATAAGCTGGTAGAAGTCAGCTCAGCCTATGCTGAGCGAAGCATTTTCAACAAAAAGGAAGAACGCCTCAACCAAGCACTTGAATTTGGTGATGAATTCCAACGTAAATATCCCAAAAGCGGATACAAAAACGAGGTAACATCCTTAATGGAAGAAACCAAAGAAGAGCTTGCCTCTCATCAAAAGATGAAAAAACAATACGATGAGATCAGGAAGCTAGAGCAAGAGGCGAGAGAAAAGCAACAAAAGGAAGCGGACGAAAAACAAGAGCTAGAGCAAGCAGTCACTCCTGAAACAGGAGCCAATTCCAATAAATAA
- a CDS encoding T9SS type A sorting domain-containing protein, giving the protein MKNFLSLFIFVFMFFQLTTAEAQQVHVLSEKIQFTGKIDDIQRKSIILQNTSNEKKEYIMKFMRGEIGSSQDIKVCIGDNCLDPRKDISKIMVTLEPNEVFTDLYIEFKLGITETKGTFDLHFSNTANLRDVFIIEGVYETFAPKDDEAVNHKDISFGSVYPNPSNRIAQIDYQIKNPNANIKLLINSFIGNPIEELTLSPQQKTVLINVSDFNPGVYFYTLMVNGKNIVTKKLVVKK; this is encoded by the coding sequence ATGAAAAATTTTTTATCGCTATTCATTTTTGTTTTCATGTTTTTTCAGCTAACAACAGCTGAAGCCCAGCAAGTGCATGTCTTAAGCGAAAAGATACAGTTTACAGGTAAAATTGACGATATTCAGCGTAAATCCATTATCCTTCAAAACACTTCCAACGAGAAGAAAGAGTACATCATGAAGTTTATGAGAGGAGAAATCGGTTCTTCCCAAGACATCAAAGTTTGCATAGGAGACAATTGTTTGGATCCCAGAAAGGACATCTCCAAAATTATGGTCACCTTAGAGCCAAACGAAGTATTTACTGATTTGTATATTGAATTCAAACTGGGAATTACAGAGACCAAGGGTACCTTTGACCTGCATTTCTCCAATACCGCTAACCTAAGAGATGTTTTCATCATAGAAGGCGTGTATGAAACCTTTGCGCCAAAGGATGATGAAGCCGTTAATCATAAAGACATCTCGTTTGGAAGCGTCTACCCTAACCCCAGCAATAGAATTGCGCAAATCGACTATCAAATAAAAAATCCCAATGCGAACATCAAGCTGCTCATCAATAGTTTTATCGGCAACCCTATCGAAGAGCTCACCCTCTCCCCCCAACAAAAAACCGTACTCATCAACGTGAGTGATTTTAATCCTGGAGTTTATTTTTACACACTTATGGTAAACGGGAAAAATATAGTTACCAAAAAGCTCGTTGTCAAAAAATAA